One Persephonella sp. genomic window, AAGGAATATTTGGTTTTTATAAAGGTTTCTTTTCTATTTTTCCTTACTACAAAAAGATTTTTGAGTATAACAACCTTGAAAGCAGAGATCTGTGGGAATATTCTCTTAAAGTGCCTAAAGACAGAGTGTATCTCATTACCCTACATCTTTGGGAATTAAAGGACAGATATGCTTATTACTACTTTTTTGATAAAAACTGTTCTTACCAGATATTACATCTTATAGACATTGGCAGACCTGATTTAAATGCTGTAAACAGCTTTAATCTGTGGACTATTCCTGTAGATACAATCAGATTTTTAAAAAGCAAAAACCTGATAAACGCAGTTTATTACCGACCGTCTGCCTCATCAAGGATTAAAGCTTTAATAAGATCAAACCCTGACATTACGGAAGATGATATAAAAACAGCAACAAAAATAGCAAAATTCAAAATAAAACCTGAAGATTATCTTAAAAAAAGTGTTCCTATAGAGAAAAAAGCAAAGGTTCTTGAGCTATCAAAACTGATTTTCAGCTACTACTCTATAAAAGAGAGAATGCCCTACAAAGAATATAGAAAAAAGTTTTTAAAACTTTTACGGGCAAGAAGCAAAGTTCATTATGTTGTCAGATATAAATCAGAAAAAAAAACCCCTCCAGACATGGGACATAAAAGCAAAATGCTCTCAATCAAAACAGGAACAGAAGACGGTCAAAAATTTGTTTCTTTTGTCTTTAGAGGGGCATACCACGGTTTAGAAGATGATGATAAAGGCTACATATTTGGGTCAGAGATACTTTTTCCATATTTTGAGGTAAGAAACTTCCCTGATAAAAACAAAACAGTATTAAATGAATTTTCCCTTATAAAAATAAAGTCCTACTCAATTAGAGATATTGTTTTTAAACCTGTTTCATGGCAGGTTTCTGCAGGGTTTAAGAGGGAGTGGTATAAAGAAGAAAAAAACTTTTCCTTTAATTTCTCAACAGGTTTTGGTCTTACATACGGGGAAGAAGGTAACTACTTTTATTCAGGAATGATTAAAACTACAGCAAGAGTAAACACCCTGTATCTGGATAAATCAGATCTTAATTCCGGGATTGAGATCACATTTTTAAAAAATACAAACAGGAATAAAACAGTTATCTCCTTTTATCCTTATTACTCTTTTGGTATTAACAGTTTTGCTGGTTTTTCGGTAATTTTGATAGATAATTTTTCGTTAAACAACAACACCGCACTTCAGATAAAAACATCTTTAAACAGGGTGTATTATAAAAACAGATACCAGATCAGTGTCTCTTTAAACAGATTTTTCTAATCAGAACCACATTCTTAAACCTAAGAAAATATCAGTATAACTGCTTTTCTTCCCTTCATCTTTTGCAAGGTATCTTGTTTCCCCAAACAGTTTAACCCAGCTGATACCTATGTAAGGTGCTATTTCTCTTTTCAGCTCATATCTCAATCTTCCACTGATTGAAAGCTCATTTAAACCTGTTCCCACTGATAGATCTTTTATCTGGGTAAATGAGTAAGTGATGTCAAATCTTGGCTGAAATGCTAATTTCTGGGTTAGATAAATGTCGTATTCAGCCTCTAAATCTCCAAAGATCTCCCCTTTTGTTGTAAGTCTGATGTTTGTATCAACCTCAAACATGTATGGAGCAAGACCTTTAAAACCTATGACAAACATGTTTCTGTTAGATCCATTATCTCCATAGGAGCCTTTATACCCTATACCTCCTCTTATATCCCAGAATGGAGATATAAGTTTTCCAAATAAAATATCTCCTTTTTCAATCTCACCTTCCCGTCTCAATGTGCTGTGAGATCCTTCAATCTCAACCCATAATCTCCTGTAATCTCCTCCATACCATCCAGTAATTTCGTAATCAAGGTTGTTTTTATTATCAATAGCATGCTCAAACCTATCTATCATAAGCTGACCGTAATAAAGAGGTTTCATAGGTTTTACAGGATAAAAATCACACTTTTTTTCTTCAGCAATAGAAACACCGAAGATAAAAATTACCGGAATTAATTTTTTAAGCATAATAATCCTCCAGATTAACAAGTTCTGAGTACTCTGAACATTCCTGTATGCATGTGGTAAAGAATGTGACAGTGGAATGCCCAGTTACCTAACATCTCATTGTTTATGTAAACACAAACCTTCTCACCAGGTTTTATGTTTATGGTATGTTTTCTCGGGTTAAACTCTCCATTTCCGTTTTCCAGATACATCCACATACCATGAAGATGAATAGGGTGATCCATCATAGAATGATTAACAAAAACAATTTTTACCCTTTCTTTATACTTTGTTTTTATAAGCTGATGAAATTCTGAACTCATATTTTTTCCATCGTATGAATACATCTTCCATATAAACCTTTCCATATTTCCTGTTAGATGGATGTCTATCTGTCTTTCAGGTTTCTTATGTTCAAACTGTTTTATGCTTTTAAGATCAGCGTAGGTTAGAACTTTATGTTTTGCATTCTCAAGCCCTACTCCAGCTTCATTTAACCTGCATCTTGGATTTTTTACAACCATTGTGGCATCTGGTCCGAAGCTATCTGGAATAAAAATCGGAGAGCATTTTTTACATTCGTCTTTTCCGCTTTTCATCATCATCAATCTTCTTTCAGAAGGTGGTCTTCTCTCAGGTAGAGGCAGAGAGACATTTTTTTTCGGACTGAGGTATCCTCGCACATAACCGCTTCTGTCCATTGTTTCAGCAAATATTGAGTAAGGCTTGTTTTCAGGCTCAACTATCACATCATATGTTTCTGCAACAGCTATCCTGAACTCATCTACAATAACAGGCTGGACATTCTGACCATCTGCCTGAACAACT contains:
- a CDS encoding DUF4105 domain-containing protein, whose amino-acid sequence is MVKILAGSIACLFIYSVSFSQVKTLSQDPLWLGLLHYKNGKSEIDDPKFFLSENGKTDPKAELKATLEAFKNSTEEGDKHPICRFPARYHFLKKHINIKLKVKPKCKDLNDFLKEVNPYSISIIFSDAYINSPASMYGHTFLRIDPSVKSRLLGYAVNYAANADRSEGFKYYIKGIFGFYKGFFSIFPYYKKIFEYNNLESRDLWEYSLKVPKDRVYLITLHLWELKDRYAYYYFFDKNCSYQILHLIDIGRPDLNAVNSFNLWTIPVDTIRFLKSKNLINAVYYRPSASSRIKALIRSNPDITEDDIKTATKIAKFKIKPEDYLKKSVPIEKKAKVLELSKLIFSYYSIKERMPYKEYRKKFLKLLRARSKVHYVVRYKSEKKTPPDMGHKSKMLSIKTGTEDGQKFVSFVFRGAYHGLEDDDKGYIFGSEILFPYFEVRNFPDKNKTVLNEFSLIKIKSYSIRDIVFKPVSWQVSAGFKREWYKEEKNFSFNFSTGFGLTYGEEGNYFYSGMIKTTARVNTLYLDKSDLNSGIEITFLKNTNRNKTVISFYPYYSFGINSFAGFSVILIDNFSLNNNTALQIKTSLNRVYYKNRYQISVSLNRFF
- a CDS encoding copper resistance protein B, whose amino-acid sequence is MLKKLIPVIFIFGVSIAEEKKCDFYPVKPMKPLYYGQLMIDRFEHAIDNKNNLDYEITGWYGGDYRRLWVEIEGSHSTLRREGEIEKGDILFGKLISPFWDIRGGIGYKGSYGDNGSNRNMFVIGFKGLAPYMFEVDTNIRLTTKGEIFGDLEAEYDIYLTQKLAFQPRFDITYSFTQIKDLSVGTGLNELSISGRLRYELKREIAPYIGISWVKLFGETRYLAKDEGKKSSYTDIFLGLRMWF